The region CCACAGCCGGTACTCCTCGCTCGTCGACCCGATCAGCAGCGGGATGCCGGCGCCCGCACCCTCGAGGAGCGCGTCGACGGGGTTGCGCGGAATCGCCGCGCCGCCGATCGCGAGGGCGACCGCCGGCCCGCGCCCGAGCGGCGATGCACCCGCGGAGACTGCGGTCTGGGTCGCGACCAGGTCTGCCGCCGGTACGGAGGCGAACCCCGCGCGAGTGGGGGCGACCCCGCGCTTGCGGCCGATGGCCCGCGTCATGCGCGCAGCCTTCTCGACCGGCTGCGCGGTCAGCGGACCACTCTGCAGGATGAGCCGGTCGAACAGCTCCGCCGCATCGGGGAGCGCGAACAGGGCCGCCAGCGTGTTCGCCCCGGCGGAGTGCCCCATCGCGGTCACCCGTGCCGGGTCGCCGCCGAACGCGGCGATCTCGCGTCGCACCCAGCGCAGCGCCGCCTGCTGATCGAGCACGCCGAGGTTGCGCGGCACGTCGTCGAGCACCGCGAACCCCTCCTGCCCGACCCGGTACTGCACCGAGACGAAGACGATGCCGTGCCGCGCGAATCGCGCGCCGTCGTACGCGGCGAGCGCCGCACTGCCGCGCGTGAGGGCGCCGCCGTGCACGAAGACGAGCACCGGAAGCTTCGCGTCGGGCACTCGACCGGCCGGCGCCCACACATTCACGGTGAGGAAGTCGTCGCCGGGGATCTCGACGGTGGGGAGGTAGCGTCCGATCACCGGCGGGTACGGCGCCTGCGGCGCGGTCGCACCGAAGCGCGACGCATCCCTCTCCCCCTCCCACACCACGGGTGGCTCGGGCTCGCGGAACCGGCGCTCACCCACGGGAGGGGCGGCGTACGGAATGCCGAGGTAGCGGTCGACGCCCCCGTCGCTCACTCCCCGAAGCCTGCCGGTGGACACGGCGACGACCGGGGCGTCGGGCATGCGGATCTCCTTCGTTCCGGGGGCGCGGGCGGGACGCGCGAGGACTCTCAG is a window of Microbacterium terrae DNA encoding:
- a CDS encoding carboxylesterase/lipase family protein, giving the protein MPDAPVVAVSTGRLRGVSDGGVDRYLGIPYAAPPVGERRFREPEPPVVWEGERDASRFGATAPQAPYPPVIGRYLPTVEIPGDDFLTVNVWAPAGRVPDAKLPVLVFVHGGALTRGSAALAAYDGARFARHGIVFVSVQYRVGQEGFAVLDDVPRNLGVLDQQAALRWVRREIAAFGGDPARVTAMGHSAGANTLAALFALPDAAELFDRLILQSGPLTAQPVEKAARMTRAIGRKRGVAPTRAGFASVPAADLVATQTAVSAGASPLGRGPAVALAIGGAAIPRNPVDALLEGAGAGIPLLIGSTSEEYRLWLVPGGAVERISRATLTLARLVARVPKAVVAAHARRRPDASPGEILGEVTGDLLVRAPLTRLADSRIGSAPTWVYEFRWQSPVDGLGAAHAMELGFVFDRVDADDSVLMAGRGAPQALADAMHRAWVSFVVDGDPGWEPWSAARPVQAFDAAGGRIDRAPRQDELEGLPTG